One Pyrus communis chromosome 4, drPyrComm1.1, whole genome shotgun sequence genomic region harbors:
- the LOC137730735 gene encoding trans-Golgi network-localized SYP41-interacting protein 1-like: protein MRAIPMSEKPGLKQVLEDSAAEAEGDHAIRGSPIPNGLAKDSNVIRDDVAEPVNQELGSRSPAADGVEDDDDRVPGDKGKVTEDSGKEEFVDCSEDYAMDEVDRLRLLLETTVSEKESLARQFEEEREAFGREIASLRFQLNAFTDPQPSIGESGNFVNTRWTELINECSGLVKTALEKQVQTEAAVRELEGVVFKKDQELEELNAKVNEFSVLNDVVSIFLNSAQMSVEVSSEAQIEKDTHVEFVTNRMLASLKGVVDQQEMVDGSIGGKLAHVEQGTSILIQKLTGMLSEIEQLRQCLPEARSDLDSQELGGIFAAARDELLEHKRKEAEFVERLSHLEDENRKLIEDLENQKGIVEMVNAALGQTKMELEQEKHRCANTREKLTMAVTKGKALVQQRDLLKQSITEKTSQLEKCLIELQEKSSALEAAELTKEELIRSENSIASLQEIVSQKNAIIESLEEVMSQTGVPEELQSMDILERLRWLSDENDKLKGISLEFQNLRDAMHAIDLPEVISSSDLEYQVNWLRESFSQAKEEVIMLRNEITATKEVARKNIDHLTDSLSAELQAKEYLQAELDNLTSEYQEIVKKEQQVSLEKADMAKEEVLMLRDEITTNKEVARKNIEDLTTALSAELQSKEYLQAELDNLTSEYQEIVKKEQQVSLEKARRAKEEVLVLRDEITATKEVARKNIEDLTASLSAELQSKEYLQAELDNLTSDHQEIVKKVQQVSSEKANMVRMLLDVSGVVVDNEEVYEPSSDTALLIDRCIGKIKEQSSASLDSPKVDAELFETIQTHLYVRDQKLMLCETLLEEETLVRSEVNNLSNELWDVSQKLVVLKEEKGTLQRDFERSEEKNTVLREKLSMAVKKGKGLVQDRENLKHRLDEKKSEIEKLQLELQQEQLALAECRDKISSLSADVDRIPKLDADLVTMKEQRDQLEQFLLESNNMLQRVIESLDGIDLPVDPVFEEPVGKVKFISGYINECQDAKEKAEQELGKVKEDANDLAGKLAEAHSTIKSLENELSVAENDISQLVEQKRQMEVGKTNVEKEFEKAIEEAESQASKYGEVCASKKSLEEALSLVENNISVLVSEKEGALAGRAAAETELEKVKEEVDIQTGKLTEAYKTIKLLEDSLSQVQDNVSLLIEQNNEVQIGRTSLEGELKKLQDEARYHDNKVADAQATIKSLEDALLKAENDISVLEGEKKNAEEEIFTLNSKLNTCNEELSGTNGSAESRSIEQSGHLHNLHLLLKDETLLSTVKRCFEKKFEGLKDMELILKNIKDRCVSMNLEELQRHQVLEEDLYVTKSFSDGLDNIYSVEKDNGEASVSDADMSSYLKKTAEKFQLRDNILAENVERFSSSVDEFIANLLRNLQAIRDEVITMSENMESVKEKATNLEISKQEQEDTIASLENDLNSLLSSCTDATGELQFQVKNNLLELSSVPELEELKQYLFPETGEIGGETTETNEQGLYGSKYGKTAEMLSISIRKVKALIKQFESTSKVAASTIEDLQRKLTEARTTVEKAVEESDLGQNRISKLDADVEALQNSCSKLALRLEDYQSKEDKFNEKEAEVLSLRNALSMKEQEAEDSLLSASEIKILFDKISGIEIPMPESLGGDLEPHISSHVNKLFYVIDSITDLQHQINLLSYENDELQSTLGTRNLEIEQLKEEVESYDGDRQSREKMKNELSLLIYSLEKIIDMSGGNDLVGDQKSSGVTGLLSVLEKQVRALQLESESSKSKAQDLGTKLGESQKIVEELSTVVNSLQGRAAQSEIVQDRSIFEAPSLPTGSEISEIEDGGSHGKNGISPVQSAAHVRTMRKGSTDHLAIEIGSESTRLLNSEETDEDKGHVFKSLNASGLIPRQGKLVADRIDGIWVSGGRVLMSRPRARLGLIVYWLFLHLWLLGTIL from the exons ATGCGCGCCATTCCGATGTCTGAGAAACCTGGCTTGAAGCAGGTTCTGGAGGACTCGGCAGCTGAGGCGGAGGGAGATCATGCGATTCGGGGTAGTCCAATTCCGAATGGTTTGGCCAAGGATTCGAATGTGATTCGAGACGACGTCGCCGAGCCGGTGAATCAG GAATTAGGGTCGAGGTCGCCGGCGGCGGACGGAGTCGAAGACGACGATGACAGGGTTCCGGGAGATAAGGGCAAAGTGACGGAGGATTCGGGGAAAGAGGAGTTCGTCGATTGCTCGGAGGATTACGCCATGGATGAGGTGGATCGCCTGCGGCTTTTGCTGGAGACTACTGTTAGCGAGAAGGAAAGTTTAGCGCGCCAATTCGAG GAAGAAAGAGAGGCTTTTGGCAGAGAAATAGCAAGTCTTCGGTTTCAGCTCAATGCTTTCACTGATCCACAGCCCTCGATTGGCGAAAGCGGTAATTTTGTTAATACCCGATGGACTGAGTTGATAAATGAATGTTCTGGACTTGTTAAGACAGCGTTGGAAAAACAGGTGCAGACTGAGGCCGCAGTGAGAGAGCTTGAAGGAGTTGTGTTTAAGAAGGATCAAGAGCTTGAGGAACTCAATGCCAAGGTCAATGAGTTTTCGGTATTGAATGATGTGGTAtcaatttttttgaattctGCTCAGATGTCTGTGGAAGTGTCATCTGAGGCTCAGATTGAGAAGGATACACACGTTGAATTTGTGACTAACAGGATGTTGGCTTCCCTTAAGGGTGTTGTTGATCAACAAGAAATGGTGGATGGTTCTATAGGTGGAAAATTAGCACATGTTGAGCAAGGCACTTCGATCTTAATTCAAAAGTTGACAGGGATGCTTTCTGAAATTGAGCAACTTAGACAGTGTTTACCGGAGGCCAGGTCAGATCTTGACTCGCAGGAATTAGGGGGGATCTTCGCTGCTGCCCGTGATGAGTTACTTGAGCACAAAAGAAAGGAAGCAGAGTTTGTCGAAAGATTGAGCCATCTGGAGGATGAAAATAGGAAATTGATTGAAGACCTTGAAAATCAAAAAGGAATAGTTGAGATGGTAAATGCGGCTCTAGGACAAACAAAAATGGAACTAGAGCAGGAGAAGCATAGGTGCGCTAATACCAGAGAGAAGCTTACTATGGCCGTGACAAAAGGGAAGGCATTGGTACAGCAACGGGACTTGTTGAAGCAGTCCATTACTGAAAAAACAAGTCAGCTTGAGAAATGTTTGATTGAATTGCAAGAGAAGTCAAGTGCACTTGAAGCTGCTGAGTTAACCAAGGAGGAATTGATTAGAAGTGAAAATTCGATTGCATCCTTACAAGAAATAGTATCCCAGAAGAATGCAATCATTGAAAGTTTGGAGGAGGTTATGTCTCAGACCGGTGTACCTGAAGAACTTCAGTCTATGGATATTCTAGAGAGACTTCGGTGGCTTTCGGATGAAAATGATAAACTCAAGGGCATTTCCCttgaattccaaaacttgagaGATGCTATGCATGCAATTGATCTACCAGAAGTTATTTCATCTTCTGATTTAGAGTATCAAGTGAATTGGCTCAGGGAATCATTTTCTCAGGCCAAAGAGGAAGTTATTATGTTGCGCAATGAAATTACTGCAACTAAGGAAGTGGCACGTAAAAATATCGACCACTTAACTGATTCACTTTCAGCTGAGTTGCAGGCAAAGGAATATCTCCAAGCAGAGCTGGACAATCTGACATCTGAATACCAAGAGATTGTCAAGAAAGAGCAACAGGTGTCTTTGGAGAAGGCTGATATGGCCAAAGAGGAAGTACTTATGTTGCGTGATGAAATTACTACAAATAAAGAAGTGGCgcgtaaaaatattgaagactTAACTACTGCACTTTCAGCTGAGTTGCAGTCAAAGGAATATCTCCAAGCAGAGCTGGACAATCTGACATCTGAATACCAAGAGATTGTCAAGAAAGAGCAACAGGTGTCTTTGGAGAAGGCTCGTAGGGCCAAAGAGGAAGTACTTGTATTGCGTGATGAAATTACTGCAACTAAAGAAGTGGCgcgtaaaaatattgaagactTAACTGCTTCACTTTCAGCTGAGTTGCAGTCAAAGGAATATCTCCAAGCAGAGCTGGACAATCTGACATCCGATCACCAAGAGATTGTCAAGAAAGTGCAACAGGTGTCTTCAGAGAAGGCCAATATGGTCAGAATGTTACTTGATGTGTCTGGAGTTGTAGTGGACAATGAAGAGGTCTATGAGCCTTCCTCGGACACTGCGTTGCTCATTGACAGATGCATTGGGAAGATAAAAGAACAGAGTAGTGCCTCACTTGATTCTCcaaaggttgatgctgaattGTTTGAAACAATTCAAACCCACCTGTATGTAAGAGATCAGAAATTGATGCTTTGTGAGACTTTACTAGAAGAGGAGACTCTGGTGAGGTCAGAGGTGAATAATCTATCGAATGAGTTGTGGGATGTATCTCAAAAACTTGTAGTTTTGAAAGAGGAAAAGGGGACCCTGCAGAGAGATTTTGAACGATCAGAGGAGAAAAATACTGTGCTAAGGGAGAAGTTATCCATGGCAGTCAAGAAAGGTAAGGGACTGGTTCAAGACAGGGAAAACTTGAAACATCGTTTGGATGAAAAGAAATCGGAAATTGAGAAGTTACAGCTTGAGTTACAGCAGGAACAATTGGCACTTGCTGAATGCAGGGACAAGATAAGTAGTTTGTCTGCTGATGTAGATCGCATCCCAAAGTTAGATGCTGATCTGGTTACAATGAAGGAACAACGGGATCAACTCGAACAGTTCTTATTGGAGAGCAATAACATGTTACAGAGAGTAATCGAATCTCTTGATGGCATTGATCTTCCTGTCGATCCAGTTTTTGAAGAGCCTGTGGGGAAGGTGAAGTTCATTTCAGGATACATAAATGAGTGTCAGGATGCGAAGGAAAAAGCAGAGCAAGAATTGGGAAAAGTAAAAGAGGATGCCAATGATCTGGCTGGTAAGTTAGCAGAAGCTCACTCAACTATAAAGTCTCTGGAAAATGAGTTGTCAGTTGCAGAGAATGATATTTCTCAACTTGTTGAACAAAAGAGGCAAATGGAAGTGGGTAAGACCAATGTTGAGAAAGAGTTCGAGAAAGCAATTGAGGAAGCTGAGTCTCAAGCTAGCAAGTACGGTGAGGTTTGTGCATCAAAAAAGTCACTGGAAGAGGCGTTATCACTTGTAGAAAATAATATATCTGTGCTTGTCAGTGAAAAAGAGGGAGCTTTAGCCGGTAGAGCTGCTGCAGAGACAGAGCTAGAGAAAGTAAAAGAGGAAGTTGATATTCAGACTGGCAAACTAACAGAGGCCTATAAGACCATAAAGTTACTCGAAGATTCCCTATCGCAGGTACAGGACAATGTTTCTTTACTcattgaacaaaacaatgaagtTCAAATTGGTAGGACCAGTTTAGAGGGTGAGCTAAAGAAACTGCAAGACGAAGCTCGATACCACGATAACAAGGTAGCAGATGCCCAGGCAACCATAAAATCACTGGAAGATGCATTGCTGAAGGCTGAGAATGATATTTCTGTACTTGAAggtgaaaagaaaaatgctGAAGAAGAAATATTTACTCTTAATTCCAAGTTAAATACATGCAATGAAGAGTTGTCTGGAACTAATGGCAGCGCAGAAAGCAGGTCCATAGAGCAAAGTGGTCACCTACATAATCTTCACCTGTTACTGAAGGATGAAACTCTGTTGTCCACTGTGAAAAGATGTTTCGAGAAGAAATTTGAGGGCCTGAAAGATATGGAACTCATTCTAAAAAATATAAAGGACCGGTGTGTTTCCATGAATTTAGAAGAGCTGCAAAGACACCAAGTGTTGGAG GAAGATTTATATGTGACGAAGTCTTTCTCAGATGGCCTTGACAACATTTACAGTGTTGAAAAGGATAATGGTGAGGCCAGTGTTTCCGATGCTGATATGTCCTCATATTTGAAGAAGACTGCAGAAAAGTTTCAGTTGCGAGACAATATTCTTGCAGAAAATGTTGAACGCTTCTCTTCTTCTGTAGATGAGTTTATTGCAAATCTGTTGAGAAATCTACAGGCAATAAGGGATGAAGTAATCACTATGTCCGAGAACATGGAGTCTGTCAAAGAAAAAGCAACTAATCTGGAAATAAGTAAACAGGAACAGGAGGATACAATAGCCAGTTTAGAAAATGATCTTAACTCTCTACTCTCTTCTTGTACTGATGCTACTGGAGAACTTCAGTTTCAAGTCAAGAACAATTTACTTGAACTGAGCTCTGTTCCTGAGCTTGAAGAATTGAAACAGTATCTGTTCCCAGAAACAGGAGAAATTGGTGGAGAGACCACAGAAACCAATGAGCAAGGTCTATACGGCAGCAAATATGGGAAAACCGCAGAAATGTTGTCCATTTCTATTAGAAAAGTTAAAGCTTTGATTAAACAGTTTGAGAGCACAAGTAAAGTGGCAGCCTCTACAATTGAAGATTTGCAGAGGAAACTGACAGAAGCGAGGACGACTGTTGAGAAAGCCGTTGAAGAAAGCGATCTTGGACAAAATAGGATTTCCAAGTTGGATGCTGATGTAGAAGCATTACAGAATTCATGCAGTAAGCTGGCACTTAGACTAGAGGATTATCAATCCAAAGAGGATAAGTTCAACGAAAAAGAGGCTGAAGTTTTATCACTGCGCAATGCTTTGTCAATGAAGGAACAAG AGGCGGAAGACTCACTCCTGTCAGCATCTGAAATCAAAATCCTCTTTGACAAGATCAGCGGGATTGAAATCCCTATGCCAGAGTCACTAGGAGGAGACTTGGAGCCCCACATTTCATCTCATGTGAATAAACTATTTTACGTTATTGATAGTATTACTGACCTTCAGCATCAGATAAACTTGTTGTCTTATGAAAATGATGAGCTGCAGTCAACTCTTGGGACTAGGAATCTCGAAATTGAACAATTGAAGGAGGAGGTTGAAAGTTATGATGGAGATAGACAAAGTAGAGAGAAGATGAAAAATGAACTGTCTCTGCTCATATATAGTTTGGAAAAAATTATAGATATGTCAGGAGGTAATGATTTAGTAGGAGACCAGAAATCTTCTGGTGTGACGGGACTTCTATCAGTATTGGAGAAGCAGGTTAGGGCTTTACAACTGGAATCCGAAAGTTCAAAATCAAAAGCCCAGGATCTTGGTACTAAGTTGGGAGAGAGCCAAAAGATTGTGGAGGAATTATCGACTGTGGTTAATTCACTTCAAGGAAGGGCTGCTCAGTCAGAGATTGTCCAGGACAGGAGCATCTTTGAAGCACCTTCGTTGCCTACCGGTTCAGAGATATCTGAAATTGAAGATGGG gGATCACATGGAAAGAACGGGATATCTCCTGTCCAATCAGCAGCCCATGTGCGAACTATGCGAAAGGGTTCAACTGACCATCTGGCAATTGAAATTGGCTCTGAATCTACCCGGTTACTCAACAGTGAAGAAACTGATGAAGACAAAG GTCATGTATTCAAGTCTCTCAATGCATCTGGTCTCATTCCAAGACAAGGAAAGTTGGTTGCAGATCGAATAGATGGAATTTG GGTATCTGGCGGGCGGGTTTTGATGAGTCGCCCGAGGGCAAGGCTCGGACTTATCGTCTACTGGCTCTTCTTGCATCTGTGGCTGCTGGGAACCATTTTGTAA